The genomic interval CAGCTTTACTGTATCTGAACCAATGCTGAAAGAAGTAGTAAATATGGCTACAGCAGCAGGGGTGAAGTACAACGAAGCTGAATTTAACCGCTCCAAAGATTTTATTCGTACACAAATTAAAGCATTGATTGCCAGAAGTGTGTGGAAAAGCGGGAACAGTGGAATGAACAATGAATATTATCAGGTAATGGCTGCTACCGATGAGATTTACCAGCAGGCCAATAAGCTTTTCGATAAAGCGGCAGACATCGAAAAAGGAAAAGTAGCTATTAAATAAATAGTCCGCGGACCAAGTTACAGAATTACTGAGTTATAGAATTACTGAATGCTTTAACATAAATTCAGATTTTCTGTAATTCAGTAATTCTTTCATTTAGGGGACTTATAAACCCAATTGCTATGAGTTATTATTATAAATTAGGAGACATCCCCCACAAACGGCATACCCAGTTCCGGCAGCCAGATGGCAGTTTGTATAAGGAAGAAGTAGTTAGTTCTAAAGGTTTCAGTGGAATTTATTCTATCCTGTATCATAAAAATCCGCCTACTAAAGTAAAACAAGTACAAGAGCCTGTTCCGTTTGGTTTTACACTGGCACATCAGTATCCGCTTAAACATACCCATCTGAAAACTTCTGTGGTAGAGGCAACCGGCGCAGATTATCTGGATTCCCGCAAAACCCTGATGGCCAACCATGATGTAGCCTTATCTATCTGCAATCCTACAGGAAAAAGTATGGATTATTTTTACAAAAATGGCGAATCCGATGAGGTACTATTTATACATGATGGGAGTGGTGAACTCATTTCTCAGTTTGGTAAACTACGTTTTGAGCAAGGCGATTATATAGTAATTCCCAGAACGACCATTTATAAGCTCCAGTTTGATGAAGCTCCGGTACGTATGCTTATTATTGAGTCTACCGGTCCGATAGAAACGGTGAAAAGATACCGTAATGAACTGGGGCAATTGCTGGAACATTCGCCCTATTGCGAACGGGATATCCGTCCGCCTAGTGAATTAAATATAGAGGATAGCACAGGAGAATACCTGGTGAAAATAAAAAAGGGCGGATATTTGCACCAATATGTATATGAATTCAGTCCGCTGGATGTAGTAGGCTGGGATGGATATTTGTATCCCTATGCACTCTCGATTCACGATTTTGAGCCCATCACTGGCCGTATTCACCAGCCGCCTCCGGTGCATCAGACCTTCCAGGCACATAATTTTGTGATCTGCTCCTTTGTACCCCGTTTATTCGATTACCATCCGCTTTCCATTCCTGCGCCCTATAACCATTCCAATATAGATTCGGATGAGGTGTTATATTATGTAGAAGGCAATTTTATGAGCCGCAAAGGAATTGATCGTGCATCTTTTACATTGCATCCTGGCGGTTTGCCGCATGGCCCACATCCCGGAACAGTAGAAGCCAGCATTGGCGCTACCAAAACCAATGAACTGGCGGTTATGGTAGATACGTTCCGACCCTTAATTCTGACAGAAGAAGCTTTACCTTATGTAGATGAAAAATACCCTATGAGCTGGAATGGGTAGTGCTTATTTGTTGGCTAGAGTTAAAAGAGATATGTATAATAATCAGCTATTATGAATCAAAGTAGTTGCAAATACCAAATAAGCATATTGCTAATTAGTATGTTGGTAAGCATAGCTTCTGAACTTTATTCTCAAGATTTTCATAACATCGATCAAAGGGATACAACTATTTATTTATCAGTTGATTCTTATCCTAAATTGATTACACTGGAGCGAGAATATGAGATTTCTAACCTATCAGCGTTTGTCAACCAACATTTAAAATGGCCAAGGACAAGTCTAGATTGTGAAGGAAGAGTTTTTATTTCTTTCATAGTAGAAAAAAATGGAAGCTTAAGTAATAAGAAGTTCGCAAAAAGACTATGTGAGGGGTTTGATGAAAAAGCAATGGATGTTATAGATTTGATGAATACTTGGCAACCAGGAATTATTAATGGAGCACCGGTAAGAACCTTAGTGACCATTCCAATAAAATTTAGCTTATAATAAAAGCACTCAGTAAATATCATTTATAAAAGTTTAGCAGCCCGCTATTCGTTCAACTAGAAATACAATAGTAACTCCACTTATATTGAAATCAAATTAGTTTCCTTATTCATCGAAATTGAGAGCGCTGCACTTTCTTAAAATTTTTACGGAAATTGAACTCAATTGTCTGAAGAATACCAATAAACTTCGCTCTGCTTCGTTAACTTTACAGCCTGTCAAATGGATGAACATTTGACTATTTTTTTGCGTTATTCGTAAAAATACCTAGCTTTCACAATCACCTTAATTATTTATATAAGCCGTGTTTCGCTCTGCACTCATCATACTTTTCTGCACTTTATTTTCAGGTTTTGCGCTTGCTCAGGAGGAGGAAGACGAAGAGTATCAATCTGAATTTGTATATGGTGTCAACTTTAATACCAATGGAGGGATTATTGGCGGTGCCATGATTAAATATGCCAGGGCAATGGGACCAAATATGTACCAGACTTTCGGACTGGAGATTGTAAATGTGAAACATCCCAAGGAATTACGGGCGCAAAGCAATTTAACCGGGAATACCTTTATTTATGGCAAGCAGAACTACCTGTTTGTAATCCGTCCTAATTATGGCCGCGAACTAGTACTGTTCCGGAAGGCGCCCGACGAAGGTGTACAAATCAATGCCATTGCCGCTGCCGGACCTTCTATCGGACTGGTA from Rhodocytophaga rosea carries:
- a CDS encoding homogentisate 1,2-dioxygenase, whose protein sequence is MSYYYKLGDIPHKRHTQFRQPDGSLYKEEVVSSKGFSGIYSILYHKNPPTKVKQVQEPVPFGFTLAHQYPLKHTHLKTSVVEATGADYLDSRKTLMANHDVALSICNPTGKSMDYFYKNGESDEVLFIHDGSGELISQFGKLRFEQGDYIVIPRTTIYKLQFDEAPVRMLIIESTGPIETVKRYRNELGQLLEHSPYCERDIRPPSELNIEDSTGEYLVKIKKGGYLHQYVYEFSPLDVVGWDGYLYPYALSIHDFEPITGRIHQPPPVHQTFQAHNFVICSFVPRLFDYHPLSIPAPYNHSNIDSDEVLYYVEGNFMSRKGIDRASFTLHPGGLPHGPHPGTVEASIGATKTNELAVMVDTFRPLILTEEALPYVDEKYPMSWNG
- a CDS encoding energy transducer TonB, which translates into the protein MNQSSCKYQISILLISMLVSIASELYSQDFHNIDQRDTTIYLSVDSYPKLITLEREYEISNLSAFVNQHLKWPRTSLDCEGRVFISFIVEKNGSLSNKKFAKRLCEGFDEKAMDVIDLMNTWQPGIINGAPVRTLVTIPIKFSL